CTGTAAAAGTATATACGTATACAATTCTAAAATTATTTGATAGTGGCATCCCTACTTAAAACCCATAATTTTATTACACTTGGCATCAAACCCTATTTTGAAACCAATTCCAGCAtcactttatttctttcttatttctcattggaaaaaaaataaacggaCACATAATTTGTTCTCTACAGAAGCTTTAATAGTGGATTTGGGCATGTAACCCAGGCTTAAAATCCTAACTTGGAACACTAACCCTTAGGTCTGTGTCACAgactttcatttttaaatttaaagtgattgtgtctaaaaaaataaataataataaataatcataCAAAGCCATTGCTAGTCTAATAGAGGTTGAAGTGTGAATGTGCATCTGAGAGAGAAACTCGTTTGGATGTCTGCTACACGTTGCAGACGGCTCGTTAGCTCCACTAAAAAAGAAAGCAACGGGGGAATTCTGATGGTTTGTAGTTTCTGTTCAGTCCACAGAAGTCAAAGCTACGACTTCTTGCTCGTGTTTTGAGAGGTTGGTTTGTTGTCCTCAGTAGGTGCCTTGGTACACAGAGAGTATTCTTACACAATCctgggaaaaaaagatgaaaaatcaGTCCTAACCCAGGATTGAAACCATAATTTGAAAACCTAATTGAAGTGCTGTGTTCCAAACCCAACCTTGCTGTAAAACCCAAATATGAAATAAAGCCTAGACTTCAAATCCTAATTTCAAAGCTTAAATGTGGCTTCACACCATTTAGTAAAACCCCAAGctttgtttgaaaccctaagccaagcttaaaaaaatactttacaaGCCTACCCAGAACCCTATTTGGACTCACGTGCGAAGCTCCTTCAGAAGAGACCACAGTCTTTCAGGTTTTCCTTGATGATGATATCGGTGACAGCGTCAAACACAAACTTAACATTCTCTGTATCGGTAGCGCAGGTCATGTGCGAGTAAATTTCTTTAATGTCTCGGCGCATGTTCAGGTCCAGGAACTGCATTTTGATGTAGTTGCCAGCATCCTCGTATGTATTTGGACCTCAAAGAGGTGACATGGAAGCAGAGTGTAAAATTACAGATCAAATTCAACTTTTGTAATAAAGTGAAACAGTACAAATGTTAAGGTATAGCGCAGTTTCCTGAAAAATCGACTAAaatactattttttttgtttaccatCATAGTCGGGGAAGCACATGCTGAGGTGAGCCTTTTTGATCTTCTCCACAAACACGTCCTTCTTGTTCAAGAAGAGGACGATGGAGGTGGTGATAAAGTAGCGATGGTTGCAAATGCTGTTGAACAGGTGCAGGCTCTCATGCATTCGGTTCTGTGGAGAAAATAGACTGCCTTGCGGACCCCCATTTTAATAGTTGGCTAAGATGCTAAAAGTATATCCTGCTGTGAAGGAACACAATGTCACACATGCAATGTCCAAGCCTCTCACCACTTCATCATCCTCCACCAGCACCATGTCGTAGGCACTCAAAGCAGCGATAAAGATGATGCAGGTGACCCCTTCGAAGCAGTGGATCCATTTCTTTCTCTCCGACCTCTGACCACCCACGTCAAACATCCTGCGTAGAGACACAGAAGATGAAAAACTTATGACCATAGATGCAGTTTACAGTATACTGCGACCATGCAGTCTCCATACTCGGTTTGGCAGATGCGCCCTAGTATTGAGGGAAGTGTCAGGAACCCAGACAAGGTCAAATGTTCTAGTTACCAGGGAAGGTTCTAGTATTGAAAAGGTTCAAGTCCAGAGAAGGTACTCGTGACAGAGAAGGTTGTAGTCCTGAGAGAAAGTGGGAAGGCTTAAGTTCCAAGCAAAGGTAACTTGTAACCCCAAGAGAAGGTTGCAGTCCAGAAAGTAggtttgactgcaaagagaagttTGTCTCGAGAGGGTACCAGTCCAGTGAAAAGGTTCTAGTATCAAGAGTGTTTTTTTGTATCAgaagattctcatccctggGAAAGATTCTAGTCCAGAAAAGAGGCTTGGGAAAACCTTCTTGTTCAAACAGAGTGAGGGAATTGCTGTATTTAATTTCTGCGCTTTTGAAACCTCGAATGTTCCATCTTCTCACCTGAAATTCAGATCTTTGAAGGAGAACTGGGTCTCAATAATACCGGTTGTTTTCACCCTAGATCGTAGCACATCCTGCTCAGTGGGGACATAACCTGGTTGAACGAGACGCTCCAAGTCATTCAGGTAGCTAAAGGACAGAGAAAGACCGGAATGAACTccagtttcttttcttttcactaCTTCCATCTTAATTTTGGGACGAGGCGTACTTACTATCCGGCCGAGTCGTTGAGttggtactcggaggcccggtCAAAGCTTGCCTGGATGCCTGAGTCCTTCCACAGGCGGAGGATAATGTCGGACAGCTCCTTGGGCATGGTGCCCTCCTCGATCGTATCGGCCAGGTGCATCAGTTTCCTGGCGTCATCCTGCAAACAAACCAAATGATCAACACGGTATGTAGGGCACCCACGGTGTGGTATGCCTGGCTTTTCTACCACCTGCTGATCTGGGTGGCCGTAGTTGATTCCGAACGTGGTCATAGCTTTCACAACTGCCATGATAGACTGAAGGGTGTTGCTGTAGATGATTGAGATGAACTCCAGGCACTCTTCAAGAGAGTAGCCATCTTGATGGATAATTCTGAAGATTAAAAAATGTGGGTGTTTATCTGTTGCCTGATAAACAACTTATTAGtgacttcattaggtacacaatAGCCAACGTCTTGTCCAGCCAATTTTGTGCGCCACTACTGAGTGAGTTTTTGGTTGTTAGGGTTtgctaaattaaattaaaacaaacaaattacaACCAATTATGGATGTCATGATTTGGTCCCCCCAATGGACTTTGTAATGTAGTAAAAGAGTGAAATTCTTACTTCATCTGTTTGACAATTGTGCTTTTTCCTGATTCGCCAGCCCCTACAAGACACAAACATAATTACTGACAAAAAGAACACGAGACAAATGCTTCAtatattattttgaaaaaatgatGAGGTCATGGTATTCATACGGAGGATGCCGATGGCTCCTAATGCTTCTTATAGCACATCTAATCTGCTTCAAAGCTGATGTCAGGACAAACCTGCGTGTGTCCCTGACCTACATCGTCATGATGATCTCACTAACTATAATACAGTGGAAGGATTCAAtgttaaaacaaatattttaaattgccaATTGAATTTTATTTGTTAGTGGCGAATAATAATTGATAGAAATAAAAAGAGTTTACAGTTAGGAAATTATTTTGAGAAAAAACTATGGGGGGTTTTCCCCCCATTGAAACGCTTGAGAAAAATGTTAAGGCCagaattttaaattattttactacTTATTAATAGCTTTTTAAAATTGCATCTTCTCACTTAAAATATTTGATATAATGTAATAATTTGCTTGAGAAAAAGTTAAATGTTAAGGCcagaattttaattttttttactacttaataataactttttaaaattgcaTCTTCTCACTTAAAATATTTGATATAATGTATTAATTTTTTATAGTCAACAGTTTTATATCAgattcaattaaaaagaaattgatgtttccttgttttattttatttgatctatTATAAGCATTACAATGCAAGATGGAACATTTGACTTAAATGTTCTCAATTAAAATACTGATTGCTGCACatgaatatattattattatagtattttctttaattacttttttttattaagtcaaaagtcaaagtcaaagtcagctttattgtcaatcccttcatatgtcaagacacacaaagaaaccgatgCAATGCAACTTTTAATTTTGTCCCCTCATTGAAATACTTCCAAAATTTAACCTGAAAATTACTGATTCATATAGTTTTACATATTTTGATGTTAAATGTTATAttaagtttatttttgtttgccatttttttcctcttcttatCCTTTATACACATTCTAATGTCATCATCTTAACAAGCGCCATATACTGTAAGTGGCCCCATCTCCACTGCGAGGCCTTTAGTGTGTCGACTTTACCGAGCAGAAGCAGCTTGACGGTCCTGGCGTCCTTGTCGGCGTCCTCCTTCAGCTTTTTCTCCAACTCCCTGGAGCGCTTCTCTTCTGCACTCGCTCCCGCCCCCATGCTGCTGGTCCCGGCTACGGCCCCTCTGCCAAAGCCAAAAGCGCTCAAGAGAACAAGTGAAAAGCAGATCGGCCCTGTTCTCTGACCTGGCACCGGTAAACAACTTTGCAAATGTTTTCCTTCCAAACTTAGGAGAGGATAGTGGGCGTCCTCCTGGCCCACCTGACAGAGAAGCCAACCAATGGGGTGCAAGGACAGGAGTTTGGGAGGTGCGAGGGTGAGGGTCCATAGGTGAACCAGACGGAGACGGGGACTTTGCTGCGCTCAGCGGAAGATCAACATCGGCTCAAGTGCTTATCTACTATGAGGCTGCACACAATCGCTCCCAATGAGTCTGTACGTAAGCGGCGACCCTCTCTTGAAACCATCATTTGAAAACCTAAATCTAATTTGGGACTCTAACCCAGACTTGAAACCCCATTTTCTGCTTCAAACCCTGATTTGAAaccataactttttttttgtacccttaATGCTTCAATCTCATCGTGCTGCTCCTTATGGTGTGCCCAGCCACCTTGGTCACCGAGAGGCAATCAATTACAGTCATGTAGACGCGCAAAAACTTTTGTTCAATAACTACAAAATCGAGACTATTGATAAGATTAGAAAACATTTTAGTACATGTTTAGGATGTTTGTACACCTGTGAAGTGTCTAAAGAGCTTTGTGGGTTCACCTCACAGATCTTGTTGACCTTAATCTAAGGCTGGTTAAGCATCCTAATCTACTCACTTTCAATTATGTGCATCTGTATGTGTCTGAGTGAGCTTGAGTCATacctcacactttttttttgctatagCCTTAATACGACCCCTGACCTTTTAGCATTGAAATACTAACTTGTTTGAACCCCTAACCCAAAATCGAAACCATAATTTGAATTCCTACTCCTGCCACGAAAGCTTAATTTCAAACATTTGTGTGCTTCAAGCCCTAATTTAAAACCCAAGCTTGAAACCCGAACTTCAAACACAGACGCCATCTTAAAAGTTCAATTTGAAATGCTAACTGTAATTTCAGACTCTAATTTGGAATCCTCAGGCTATTTTGAAACCCTCTTGAAATCCTAATTGTCACCTGAAACAGTTTTACAAAACACTTGCCGTGGAACTCTTAAATTCACAAACTATAGTTTGTCTTAAACCCCAAATTTGAAACCATCGTATTAAAATGAAACCCCAATTGGAAATCCAACATTGACCTTAATTTGAAGAGCGAATCTTAATTTCCAATGTTCACACTTCCTCACCAAAGGGCAAACATGAGATAGGATTTGTTATTATAAAATATAGAGCTTTTATTTATTAGTCAGCAACATTGATGGGGAAgaagtcattattattattattatcattattatgttTACAAGTCATAACAAGTGTGCATCTTATCAATGTCATACTTTACACCAATGACCCAGAGGGAAGTCTGCAaaaaacacatgaaataaaatttcaaACATAAGTACAATCTGGACTCTGACACCCTCTTAAAAAAGCTGAGcccatatttattcatttttttttttttttttacattatttttatattcCCGCAATGAGAAAGACATTCACCGACATCCACAGGAACAAAACCTCTTTTTAGACAAACACTTTACATACACTGTACATGCCATGCACCATGAAAAGACACCCTGTCCAAATTGCTTTGTACCTTTTCTATCAATATGCACCCTCCCCTCGCCAATTATTGAAAAAATTAAAGATGAATCATAACGCTGACATAATTCATTCTCAGCGGCGACATACGTAATATAGACTCATTGAAACCAAAACGTGAAAACGGCAGGAATGCAAAGTTGACCTTGTATGAAATCTTACATCTAAAATGTAAGCCGTCCATATCTAACTGCACTCTCCCTTTTTCTGACTGTGTATGTGTTTGTATTAAAGTGCATCTGTgattgtgtgagcgtgtgttagCAAGTGCTAGCGGGTGTGGTGCTTCTATGACTGTATGTGTGTAACCCTTGTCAAACTGCAGCAGCGACTATATTGCATGTGCACatgaacaaaagtattgggacacaagGTTGTTACAACAGGAAGCACAACAATGTGTTTGTACACCACATCATTCTTTTTGGGGACCCTTCGACAATGTCGGATGCTTTGAAGTGTTCGAAACATCCCCAAAATATCAAAACCCCCTTTAAGCGATGTCTCACATTACGTTAGTGTGTGTTTAGTGACAGaaggtgctttgttttattttgtacagacTCAGTTAGAAATAGCTGCCTGCTGGAATCTGCATTTTGGTAGGTGAAATTGTCACGTTTATATTCCTTAAAGTCTCCTTCAGTACAATAATCACTCTGTACTGAAGATGCAACAATTAGATGGAAAAATAACTCAAGTGGGCGACAGATAATCAGTGATAATCAAAAATATTATTATGAGTGATTATCCCGTGGTGTGGGCTGTGGtaagagtgattttttttgtcatgaacACTCAGGCCTACTATGTGGCAGCATTTTAATGTCATGATGGTGAGCTATAGGCTTTTTTTTAGGTGCTACTTGTCGTGAAAGGCCGGAGAGCAACTCATACGACAGacgttacaaaatgacaaacagaTTCTTTGCATCTCAGTAAAGATTTGTTGGCATACACTAATTATTTTGCAGCGGAGTACTCTGATTTTTTTCCAGAGCTGGATAGTAGCAGCAAGAACACActtgccatttttttcttcgactgtgtgtttttttttcacattttaaaaagtgTGCACCAGTTAGACGAATCCAGAAAAATATGGTCAAGTGGTGGAACATGAAGATAATTGATTTGCGTGGTCCTGAAAAATGTTCCTTTTGTGCCATCTTAGAAAAGCTTTTGAGAGGAGCATTTTAGTCCAAGTTCCAATTTTCAGTTCTCGTCCATGCGGCGGTGGATGCTCCCAAAACaccaaacataaaaaaagacaaactggACAAAATACACATTGTCAGTAACACTAATCAGAACATTAGAATAATAACAACAGCATCCTATTcacaaaaaacgtttttttttctagatagGTACAAAGAATTACTTTTTACAACCTACAATAAATATTGTGTGTTTCATCCAAgagtttttgtcttttctgcTGTATTGCGTCCATTTTGAGTCACTCCTCAACACCGGAGGAATAGTGTAGCGTTTATGGAGTTGTGGTAGACTCACGACTGGTCGGTTCAGGCGCTTCATGTCTCCGCGGGACTCGTCTCGTCGTTGCGATGCCGGCGGTTCCGgggcttcttctgctccttcagcTCCTTCAGGCTCTTGGCTTTGCCGTCCcccaggccgccgccgccgccgctgtctcCCAGCTGCCAGTAGTCTTGGCAGTACTGGTTGATCAGGCCCATTTCCGGTTGGCTCAGGATGGTCAGCAGGTCCTTGTACTGGCCGGCGCTCGGCGTCCAGGCGCTGGACTGCAGTGGCGCCAGGGCGAGGGAAGGCGCGCCCGTCTCCACCAGGACATTGTTGACGGTGCGGCTGGAGAGTACCACCAGCTGCAGCTTGACCAGCGTGTGTTTGAAGTTCTTCTCCGTCGATGTGCACTGGTAGATGCCGCTGTCCGACGTCTGCAGGGAGCGGATTAGGAGGCCCTGGTCCGTTTTCAGGATGCGGCCCTCGGAGCGAATCTGGGAAGTGGCAGAGGTTAAAGCACAGATGGACATCACAAACCCCAGTTCCTGTTAGTATTAAAATACCTACGCcccctccagaaaaaaaaacccagcagtAAAACTAATAAGAAAAATACTACTCACCTCTTTCCTCCTGTCACTGTTCTCTTTCTGAAGATGCCACTTGAGAGAAACATGGGGGGACCTGGCCTGGCACTCCAAGAACGTGGTGCTGCCCTCTACACCATACTGAACTGTCTCCAGGGTATTCTTATTggctggaaaacaaacaatgcagGAATTAGTAGCTTTAGTAGATATAAACTTTTAGTCTGGTGGTGGGCCATGTGTTTGGACAAGTGCATGTGTAAAGCTATTTCTAAACTCACTAATGGAGTTGTAGCCTCTGCATTGGCGGATGGGGTTGCCGTACTTGACATCCTGACGGCGGCTGCGTCTAAAATGATCAAAGTGTTTATTTAACactttacagtattgtacttgATAGAAAACATACAATTAtaacacaaataaatacaatatgaaGAATATAGGTATTTTCTGACATCATTGTGCTGCTCTTTTGATTGTACATATCTTTGCCACTAGGGGGTAGTATGGAACAGACATTGATACACATGGAGAATATTGAGGATAAAGAGGATAAACTTTGTATTATCCATCAATATGATTTGCTTGTTTATATCATAATGCCCATTACCCAAGATGTTTATATAACATGGCTATACCAATTGGGTTTGTCTATTATCTGCTTTCTTTGTTAAAATTAACTAAACAAAGCGAAGCAAACTCACATAAATTGAGAGTACAACAAATTATTTGTGCACATTCTTAAACGAACGCACCTCTTCTGCGACGCCGAGTATCTGGAACAGGATTTTCCATCCCAGGCGCAGTACGGGTCCCGAGCCAGGCAGCAGTCGGCACACACCTCGCCGTACACGTCGCAGCGGTGGAGCGCAAGGTGCGTCACGCCCAGTACCGACGCCACGTACAGTTGTTGCTGTTGAAGGAAGCAAATGTCCGTTCAATGACACCTTCTGCGTCACGGTCGCTTTGTGAGATGTTCCTCCTACTTACGCGCTTGGATGAGATCTTCATCGTGGTAATTGGGGTGGGAACCTGCCGAAAAACAATCAAGACATTGGGACCTCTCACCTCAAAGGAGAAACCAGAAGACGATAGGGAAAGGCAGCGAGACCAGAGCGACAAACCTTAAAGACCTCCACTTCTTCCAAAACCAGCTCCTCGGTCTGAAGGTCATCTCGCGGCAATACGATCACCTTCTGCACTGTTCCGCGATCTAACAAGCACAAATGAGGATAACATTCAGTGCTCATCAAATTTTAACATTCAGTGTTCATCAAATTTTGACGCCATCCATCATAAGATGACGTAGTAGCCAATTTAGTGTGGTCCATCTT
This genomic interval from Syngnathus typhle isolate RoL2023-S1 ecotype Sweden linkage group LG11, RoL_Styp_1.0, whole genome shotgun sequence contains the following:
- the gnat1 gene encoding guanine nucleotide-binding protein G(t) subunit alpha-1, translating into MGAGASAEEKRSRELEKKLKEDADKDARTVKLLLLGAGESGKSTIVKQMKIIHQDGYSLEECLEFISIIYSNTLQSIMAVVKAMTTFGINYGHPDQQDDARKLMHLADTIEEGTMPKELSDIILRLWKDSGIQASFDRASEYQLNDSAGYYLNDLERLVQPGYVPTEQDVLRSRVKTTGIIETQFSFKDLNFRMFDVGGQRSERKKWIHCFEGVTCIIFIAALSAYDMVLVEDDEVNRMHESLHLFNSICNHRYFITTSIVLFLNKKDVFVEKIKKAHLSMCFPDYDGPNTYEDAGNYIKMQFLDLNMRRDIKEIYSHMTCATDTENVKFVFDAVTDIIIKENLKDCGLF